A DNA window from Novipirellula aureliae contains the following coding sequences:
- a CDS encoding PQQ-binding-like beta-propeller repeat protein, protein MNRLILCVANSLFSLILLTPSLHAENWSQWRGEDRANRSSETGLFENWDADGPPLEWMAEGLGSGYANVSVVGDRIYTSGDFEDSQAIIAIDVADGSLVWKTPITDKKPKHGYDGSRTTPTVDGNRLYAVSSDGRIACLNASDGNLVWARDFSDWNGKMMSSWGFSESPLVDGDKVICTPGGVDGMVVALDKMSGKQIWACIVPEPTPENDREALKEGAGYSSPILSNGGGVKQYVQLVGRGLIGIRAEDGKMLWQYNRVANTVANIPTAIIDGDFVFTSTGYNTGSALLKLSADGNGGVNAEEIYWLKGRTLQNKHGGITLVDGYLYCGHGNGNGLPICVEMATGEIKWGPERTEGKGETSLIYADGHIIYRREDGTIMLTKADPSTFKVLSFFKPPFQEGKSWAHPVIANGKLYLREQDKLICYRLKDG, encoded by the coding sequence GTGAACCGTCTAATTCTTTGCGTCGCCAATAGTTTATTTTCGCTCATCCTGCTGACGCCATCACTCCATGCCGAAAACTGGAGTCAATGGCGTGGGGAAGATCGAGCAAATCGATCGAGTGAAACCGGTTTGTTTGAAAATTGGGATGCCGACGGTCCGCCGTTGGAGTGGATGGCTGAGGGGCTCGGCAGTGGCTATGCAAATGTTTCTGTGGTTGGCGATCGGATTTACACGTCGGGTGATTTTGAGGATAGCCAAGCGATCATTGCCATCGATGTTGCCGACGGTAGCCTGGTTTGGAAGACACCGATCACCGACAAAAAGCCCAAGCATGGCTATGACGGCAGCCGAACGACTCCGACGGTCGACGGAAATCGCCTCTACGCGGTCTCCAGTGATGGTCGAATCGCTTGCCTAAACGCAAGTGACGGAAATCTAGTATGGGCTCGCGATTTCAGTGACTGGAATGGAAAAATGATGAGCAGCTGGGGGTTTAGCGAATCGCCGCTTGTTGATGGGGACAAAGTGATTTGCACTCCTGGCGGCGTCGACGGCATGGTTGTCGCGCTCGACAAGATGTCGGGGAAACAGATTTGGGCTTGCATCGTCCCTGAACCGACACCGGAAAACGATAGGGAGGCATTGAAGGAAGGGGCAGGTTACTCGTCGCCGATATTGTCGAATGGTGGGGGCGTGAAGCAGTATGTCCAATTGGTCGGAAGAGGGCTGATCGGCATCCGTGCCGAGGACGGAAAAATGCTTTGGCAATACAACCGTGTCGCCAATACGGTCGCAAACATTCCAACCGCAATCATTGATGGCGATTTCGTATTCACCAGTACGGGATACAACACCGGATCGGCACTTTTGAAGCTTTCAGCGGACGGAAATGGTGGCGTGAACGCCGAAGAAATCTATTGGCTCAAGGGACGTACGCTGCAAAACAAACATGGCGGCATTACGTTAGTCGATGGATACCTTTACTGCGGCCACGGAAATGGAAACGGGTTGCCAATCTGTGTCGAGATGGCGACGGGTGAAATCAAGTGGGGGCCAGAACGGACGGAGGGGAAGGGGGAAACCAGCCTTATCTATGCTGACGGACATATCATCTATCGCCGAGAAGATGGCACCATTATGCTGACGAAGGCAGACCCGAGCACTTTCAAAGTGCTCAGTTTTTTCAAGCCACCGTTCCAAGAGGGCAAAAGTTGGGCCCACCCGGTTATTGCCAACGGAAAGCTGTACTTGAGAGAACAAGATAAATTGATCTGTTACCGTCTCAAGGATGGTTAA
- a CDS encoding TrpB-like pyridoxal phosphate-dependent enzyme → MNASKKVFLSDAEMPRQWYNLAADVPMQPHLGPDSQPITPEMLAPVFPMNIIDQEMSTERWIDIPDEIMGMLARWRPTPLVRATALEAAIDTPAKIYYKNESVSPAGSHKPNTAVAQAWYNKQFGIKRITTETGAGQWGSALSFACSLLGLECKVFMVRVSFDQKPFRKMMMQTWGGTCVPSPSPETNAGRQILQEFPDTPGSLGIAISEAIEQAVTDPKGETRYALGSVLNHVMLHQSIIGLETKEQLKKFGERQPDVVIGCAGGGSNFAGLAFPFIHDVINGDKIKVVAAEPTSCPTLTKAPFTYDHGDVAKMTPLMPMHSLGHTFIPAPIHSGGLRYHGMAPLVSAAVQAGFIDAVALHQKECFESGILFARTEGIIPAPETNHAIAATIREAKLAKEEGKEKVIVFNLSGHGMMDLLGYEKYLSGNLEDYELPMEVIERYQNVIKNHPQPTQ, encoded by the coding sequence ATGAACGCTTCAAAGAAGGTCTTTCTCTCCGACGCTGAAATGCCCCGCCAATGGTACAACTTGGCCGCGGATGTTCCGATGCAGCCTCATCTGGGGCCGGATTCTCAACCGATTACACCCGAGATGCTTGCTCCGGTCTTTCCGATGAATATCATCGACCAGGAAATGAGCACCGAACGCTGGATCGATATCCCTGACGAGATTATGGGAATGCTGGCCCGATGGCGGCCAACGCCGCTCGTCCGGGCAACGGCACTTGAAGCTGCAATCGATACACCAGCAAAGATCTACTACAAGAACGAAAGTGTTTCGCCTGCCGGCAGTCATAAGCCGAATACCGCCGTCGCTCAAGCTTGGTACAACAAGCAATTCGGTATCAAGCGGATCACCACGGAAACGGGAGCTGGGCAATGGGGGAGTGCTTTGTCGTTTGCCTGTTCCCTTTTGGGTTTGGAATGCAAAGTGTTCATGGTCCGAGTCAGTTTCGACCAGAAACCATTTCGCAAGATGATGATGCAAACATGGGGAGGAACCTGTGTTCCAAGTCCGAGTCCCGAGACAAACGCGGGGCGTCAAATCTTACAAGAGTTCCCCGACACACCTGGATCTCTCGGCATCGCCATCTCCGAAGCGATCGAACAAGCGGTCACGGACCCGAAAGGCGAAACCCGATACGCTCTCGGCAGCGTGCTAAACCACGTCATGTTGCACCAATCCATAATCGGTTTGGAAACCAAGGAACAACTAAAGAAGTTTGGCGAGCGGCAACCGGATGTGGTTATCGGTTGTGCCGGCGGTGGCAGCAATTTTGCTGGGTTGGCTTTCCCTTTTATTCACGATGTCATCAACGGCGACAAAATCAAAGTCGTTGCGGCCGAGCCAACGTCATGCCCGACCCTTACCAAAGCTCCGTTCACATACGATCATGGTGACGTGGCGAAAATGACACCGCTAATGCCGATGCACAGCCTCGGCCATACGTTCATTCCCGCGCCAATTCACTCGGGGGGTTTGCGTTATCACGGCATGGCGCCCCTTGTGAGTGCCGCCGTGCAGGCTGGTTTTATCGATGCGGTCGCTTTGCACCAAAAAGAATGCTTCGAATCAGGCATCTTGTTTGCTAGAACCGAAGGGATCATTCCAGCACCTGAAACCAACCATGCAATCGCTGCGACGATTCGCGAAGCAAAGCTGGCGAAGGAAGAGGGCAAAGAAAAGGTGATCGTCTTCAATTTAAGTGGGCACGGGATGATGGACCTACTCGGCTACGAAAAGTATCTCTCGGGAAACCTAGAAGACTACGAACTACCCATGGAAGTGATCGAGCGATACCAAAACGTCATCAAAAATCATCCACAACCAACCCAGTAG
- a CDS encoding sugar phosphate nucleotidyltransferase: MSDKSMQSYDEPCAVILAAGKGTRMKSDLPKVLCPVVGRAMIHFVLDSLEKAGIKRQIVVVGYEAEAVKQELANREGQIEFVMQNEQLGTGHAVQMCRDALQLQTGPTMVVAGDSPLIQPTSVKKVVDRFNDTKPALLLATLEKEDPTGLGRIVRDESGQFLEIVEEKDATEDQRKIREVNMSTYLFNTPDLLDALSNLRNQNSQKEYYLTDCPRWLREAGRAVEAIVALQPCESLSINNPEELQLVDQKMRSMGYT; this comes from the coding sequence ATGTCTGACAAATCAATGCAATCCTACGACGAACCGTGTGCCGTTATTCTGGCGGCCGGTAAAGGCACGCGGATGAAGAGCGATTTGCCGAAGGTTTTATGCCCCGTCGTCGGCCGAGCGATGATCCACTTTGTTCTCGATTCACTTGAAAAAGCGGGAATCAAACGCCAAATCGTCGTTGTTGGCTACGAGGCGGAAGCGGTCAAGCAGGAGTTAGCCAATCGCGAGGGCCAGATCGAATTTGTCATGCAAAATGAACAACTCGGCACCGGACACGCCGTCCAAATGTGCCGAGATGCCCTGCAGCTGCAAACAGGCCCGACGATGGTGGTTGCCGGAGATTCGCCACTGATTCAACCCACCAGCGTTAAAAAGGTGGTCGATCGCTTCAACGACACCAAGCCCGCTCTGTTACTGGCAACACTTGAAAAAGAGGACCCGACCGGGTTGGGGCGAATCGTTCGAGACGAATCGGGCCAGTTTCTGGAGATCGTCGAAGAGAAGGACGCCACAGAGGACCAACGCAAGATCCGCGAAGTGAACATGAGCACCTATCTGTTCAATACGCCCGACCTACTCGATGCGTTGTCCAACTTGCGTAACCAGAACAGTCAAAAAGAATACTATCTGACCGATTGCCCACGCTGGCTGCGGGAAGCGGGACGAGCGGTGGAGGCGATTGTTGCTTTGCAACCCTGTGAATCGCTTTCGATCAACAATCCCGAAGAACTACAATTAGTCGACCAAAAGATGCGATCGATGGGGTACACCTAA
- a CDS encoding DUF1559 domain-containing protein, whose product MQKSTNVRVRATKLGFTLVELLVVIAIIGVLVGLLLPAVQAAREAARRMSCSNNLKQLGLSVHNYHSAYNQLPMHGGGTWVDGTPIGSNLTNRMDLSIWVGLTPFFEQQALWEQISNPMNNATGTPNPWPTMGPETDETGYGPWVTDLPTLRCPSDPGSGLPAMGRTNYAACLGDSIHYMDQGPLGIVQDTTLTLANLATHAQQARAACRGAFISHDRTRFRDILDGLSSTIILGEIATDLGDRDIRTMPALNNAAGGESVMEEPDLCQHEGFVDPTRPQFWITGTPPNLAASDEGRGFRWAASGTAFNAITTILPPNRELCFDGASPSSTGSVTVSSRHQGGAHVVMGDGAVKFLTDSIEAGDVHHGNVWLSGTGESAPGSISPYGLWGALGTRASKEVIDSDF is encoded by the coding sequence ATGCAAAAGAGTACGAATGTGCGCGTGCGCGCTACGAAATTGGGTTTTACCTTGGTCGAGTTGTTGGTCGTGATTGCGATCATTGGTGTACTGGTCGGCCTCCTCTTACCGGCCGTGCAAGCCGCCCGAGAAGCGGCCCGACGAATGAGTTGTAGCAACAACCTGAAACAACTTGGTCTATCGGTTCACAACTACCATTCCGCTTACAATCAATTGCCAATGCATGGCGGGGGAACTTGGGTAGATGGAACGCCGATCGGCAGCAACTTGACCAACCGCATGGACCTTTCGATCTGGGTTGGCCTGACACCGTTTTTCGAACAACAGGCGTTGTGGGAACAGATCAGCAACCCGATGAACAATGCCACAGGAACTCCCAACCCATGGCCTACGATGGGTCCTGAAACGGATGAAACCGGTTATGGTCCCTGGGTGACTGATTTGCCGACGTTGCGTTGCCCTAGTGATCCGGGGAGTGGTTTACCAGCGATGGGACGAACGAACTATGCAGCTTGTTTAGGCGATTCGATTCACTACATGGACCAAGGGCCGTTGGGGATCGTTCAGGATACAACCCTGACGCTCGCCAATTTAGCCACGCATGCTCAGCAAGCACGAGCGGCATGTCGCGGTGCGTTTATCTCACATGATCGAACGCGTTTTCGTGACATACTCGATGGGCTTTCCAGTACAATCATCCTGGGCGAGATTGCGACCGACTTGGGGGATCGAGACATTCGCACGATGCCAGCGTTGAACAATGCGGCGGGTGGTGAGTCGGTCATGGAGGAGCCTGATTTGTGTCAGCATGAAGGTTTCGTCGATCCAACACGTCCTCAATTTTGGATCACCGGGACGCCGCCTAACTTGGCCGCCAGCGATGAAGGCCGTGGTTTCCGCTGGGCAGCAAGTGGAACTGCGTTCAACGCCATCACCACAATACTCCCACCCAATCGAGAATTGTGTTTTGATGGTGCATCGCCTAGCAGCACCGGATCCGTAACGGTCAGCAGTCGCCACCAAGGGGGGGCTCATGTCGTGATGGGCGACGGTGCTGTCAAGTTTCTTACCGACTCGATCGAGGCCGGGGACGTCCATCATGGCAACGTCTGGTTGTCGGGCACTGGCGAGAGTGCTCCAGGATCGATAAGTCCCTACGGTTTGTGGGGAGCTCTTGGGACGCGTGCGTCGAAGGAAGTCATCGACTCCGACTTCTAG
- a CDS encoding ribose-phosphate diphosphokinase, whose protein sequence is MRELKIFSGRANQDLTDKMCQHLHLERAKITLGKFPDGENFCKLDEDVRGRDVFLVQPTCPPVNDNLLELLIMIDCCKRASAERITAVIPYFGYARQDRKDEGRVPITAKLAANIITRAGADRVLTMDLHAAQIQGFFDVPVDHLYAAPVLNDHFLAKGYADDEIVVVSPDEGSIKRAVGHGKRLGGSLAIVDKRRTSATEVRQSTIIGGPVDGKVALMFDDMISTAGSICGAARLVHQAGAREIHIACTHGILCGPAIERIREAPIDSIVFTDSIPVPPEKQLPNMVQLSVAPLLAEAIKRIHHDQSISELFRER, encoded by the coding sequence ATGCGTGAACTAAAAATCTTTAGCGGGCGAGCCAATCAAGATCTGACCGATAAAATGTGTCAGCATCTGCATTTGGAACGAGCAAAAATTACGCTCGGCAAGTTTCCCGATGGCGAAAATTTCTGCAAGTTGGATGAGGACGTTCGCGGACGCGATGTCTTTTTGGTCCAACCAACCTGTCCGCCTGTGAACGACAACCTATTAGAGTTGTTAATCATGATTGACTGCTGCAAGCGTGCCAGTGCAGAACGAATCACGGCGGTCATTCCCTACTTTGGCTACGCTAGGCAAGATCGCAAGGATGAAGGGCGTGTGCCGATTACCGCTAAATTGGCGGCAAATATTATCACCCGAGCTGGCGCCGATCGCGTTCTGACAATGGATCTGCATGCTGCCCAAATCCAAGGCTTCTTTGACGTTCCGGTCGACCACCTCTATGCCGCTCCCGTCCTCAACGACCATTTTCTAGCGAAAGGGTATGCGGATGACGAAATCGTCGTCGTCAGTCCGGATGAGGGAAGTATCAAACGAGCCGTTGGCCATGGAAAACGACTTGGTGGTTCTTTGGCAATTGTCGACAAACGCCGAACCAGCGCTACCGAAGTGCGGCAAAGCACGATCATCGGCGGTCCCGTCGATGGAAAAGTGGCTCTCATGTTTGACGATATGATCAGTACCGCTGGATCGATTTGCGGTGCAGCTCGCTTGGTCCACCAAGCGGGAGCACGAGAAATCCACATCGCTTGCACACATGGAATTTTGTGCGGCCCGGCGATTGAACGAATTCGCGAAGCTCCGATCGACTCCATTGTTTTCACCGATTCAATCCCGGTCCCACCTGAAAAACAATTGCCCAATATGGTGCAACTCAGCGTCGCTCCGCTGTTGGCTGAGGCGATTAAGCGAATTCACCACGACCAATCGATTAGCGAACTGTTTCGAGAACGCTAA